CCGCTGCTGTCGTCTCAGCACGCTACCCGGCCCGGCGGTCCGCGCTCAGCCGGACAGCACCAGTCCCAGGTAGACCAGCGTGGTGACGATCTCCACGACCGCCCCGAGCACGTCACCGGTGATCCCGCCGAGCCGGCGTACCCCGTGCCGCAGCAGCCCCACCGCGACGGCGAGCGCGGCCAGCACGGCGACCGGGCCCTGCCACGGGCGGCCCGGCACGGCGGGCACCGCCAGCAGCGCGACGGCGGCCGTGCCGACGACCAGCGCGACCGGCCCCACCGTCCCGGCGACCAGCGCGCCCAGCCCGTCCGGCCGGGCGGCCGGCACCCCGCGTCGGCAGGCCACCGCGACGCCGAGCCGACCGGCGGCGGTCGCCGCGACCACCGCGGCCAGCGCCGCCGCCCACCCCCGCCCGGCCAGCTCCGCGAGCACCGCGGCCTGGAGCAGGAGTACGACCACCAGCGCGACCACCCCGAACGGGCCGACGTCCGGCTTCTTCATGATCTCCAGCGCCGCCGCCCCCCGCCGGTACGACCCCAGCGCGTCCACGGTGTCGGCCAGCCCGTCCAGGTGCAGGCCCCGGGTGAGCAGCGCGCCGAGCGCGACGGTGACCCCGGCGGCGACCAGCGGTGGCGCGAGCGCGGCGGTCAGCAGCAGCACCCCGCCGAGCAGCGCACCGAGCAGCGCGCCCACCGCCGGGGCGAGCGCCATCGCCCGGGCCGCCGCCGCCCGGTCCACCCGACCGGCGCGCAGCGGCAGCGTGGTGAAGGTGGTGACCGCCAGGCGGACGCCGTCGGCGAGCCGCGCCTCAGCCGGCACGCCGGCCGCTGGCGTCCGACACCGCCTCGTCCGTCCCGGTGGAGTCCGGCCCGGTGGTGGCGGGTCCGGGTCCGG
This genomic interval from Micromonospora sp. CCTCC AA 2012012 contains the following:
- the cobS gene encoding adenosylcobinamide-GDP ribazoletransferase codes for the protein MPAEARLADGVRLAVTTFTTLPLRAGRVDRAAAARAMALAPAVGALLGALLGGVLLLTAALAPPLVAAGVTVALGALLTRGLHLDGLADTVDALGSYRRGAAALEIMKKPDVGPFGVVALVVVLLLQAAVLAELAGRGWAAALAAVVAATAAGRLGVAVACRRGVPAARPDGLGALVAGTVGPVALVVGTAAVALLAVPAVPGRPWQGPVAVLAALAVAVGLLRHGVRRLGGITGDVLGAVVEIVTTLVYLGLVLSG